One Candidatus Cloacimonas sp. genomic window carries:
- the tgt gene encoding tRNA guanosine(34) transglycosylase Tgt, translating to MFSFSLQKKSGKARAGVIKTDHGDIQTPVFMPVGTLGTVKAMSPKELEEVQAQIILGNTYHLYMRPGHNLIQKAGGLHKFISWNHPILTDSGGFQVMSLAGLRKISKEGVKFQSHIDGSPHIFTPEKVIEIQEALGADIIMSFDECPPYPSTRQYVEKSLATTLDWAERGKNAFTNSEHQALFGIVQGGIYEDLRIKSALALMEMDFPGYGVGGLAVGEEKEDLFRITSLLNDILPVDKPRYLMGVGTPSDLLNNIDRGIDMFDCVMPTRNARKGSIFTRYGKMIIKAARYKDDFKPIDPLCGCYTCTHFSRAYIRHLITMNEILGMRLTTIHSLWFYQELMQLARKAILEERWNEFLAEMLPVLDTIVQ from the coding sequence ATGTTCAGTTTTTCTTTACAAAAGAAATCCGGAAAGGCAAGAGCCGGCGTGATAAAAACTGACCACGGAGATATTCAAACACCGGTTTTTATGCCAGTAGGAACTTTGGGAACAGTGAAAGCAATGAGCCCCAAAGAATTGGAAGAAGTGCAGGCACAAATAATTTTGGGCAATACCTATCATCTGTATATGCGTCCTGGGCATAATTTAATTCAAAAGGCGGGTGGCTTACATAAATTCATCAGTTGGAATCATCCCATTTTAACGGATAGCGGTGGTTTTCAAGTAATGAGTTTGGCAGGACTTCGCAAAATTAGTAAAGAAGGCGTAAAATTCCAATCTCATATTGACGGTTCGCCTCATATATTTACTCCCGAAAAAGTGATAGAAATTCAGGAAGCTCTTGGTGCAGATATAATTATGAGCTTCGATGAATGCCCTCCTTATCCTTCTACCAGGCAATATGTAGAAAAATCGCTGGCTACAACTTTGGATTGGGCTGAAAGAGGCAAAAATGCCTTTACCAATAGTGAACATCAGGCACTTTTCGGAATTGTTCAGGGTGGAATTTATGAGGACTTAAGAATAAAATCTGCTTTGGCTTTAATGGAAATGGATTTTCCCGGCTATGGAGTGGGTGGTCTTGCCGTGGGAGAAGAAAAAGAAGACCTCTTTAGAATTACTTCCTTATTAAATGACATTTTGCCTGTGGATAAACCTCGCTATTTGATGGGGGTGGGAACTCCCAGTGATTTATTGAATAATATAGATCGTGGAATTGATATGTTTGATTGTGTGATGCCAACTCGTAATGCTCGCAAAGGAAGTATCTTTACTCGTTATGGAAAAATGATCATTAAGGCGGCACGCTATAAAGATGATTTTAAGCCCATTGATCCTTTATGCGGATGTTATACTTGCACTCATTTCAGCCGTGCATATATCAGACATTTAATTACAATGAACGAGATTTTGGGAATGCGATTAACTACTATCCACAGTTTATGGTTCTATCAAGAACTGATGCAATTGGCAAGAAAAGCAATTCTGGAAGAGAGATGGAATGAATTTCTGGCAGAAATGCTCCCGGTTTTGGATACCATTGTTCAGTAA
- a CDS encoding OAM dimerization domain-containing protein — MSKNIIRPYGDTLNDGKMQLSFTLPVSCDALGKEAANRLFMQIGFEEAEITSMQDLTEGFTHFIAYAVTSISVDISKIKVKVVETPVLTMEETDAFVAEHLGRKIIVVGACIESDAHTVGIDAIMNMKGYNHRYGLERYHSFNAINMGAQVPSEELLAKAREVNADAILVSQVVTQKNIHIKNLTRLIELAEAEGLRDKMLFICGGPRISYELAIELGYDAGFGAGSYATDVASYIAITLAKRKALK; from the coding sequence ATGAGCAAAAATATCATTCGTCCCTATGGGGATACCTTAAATGACGGCAAAATGCAGCTCTCGTTCACTTTGCCTGTTTCCTGCGATGCTTTGGGAAAAGAAGCAGCGAATAGATTATTTATGCAAATTGGTTTTGAAGAAGCAGAAATTACAAGTATGCAAGATTTGACTGAGGGTTTTACTCATTTTATCGCTTATGCCGTAACTTCCATTAGTGTAGATATCAGTAAAATAAAAGTAAAAGTAGTGGAAACACCGGTGCTGACGATGGAAGAAACCGATGCTTTCGTGGCAGAACATTTGGGTAGAAAAATAATAGTTGTCGGCGCTTGCATAGAAAGTGACGCTCATACCGTAGGAATTGATGCCATAATGAATATGAAGGGCTACAATCATAGATATGGATTGGAACGCTATCATAGTTTTAATGCCATAAATATGGGCGCTCAAGTTCCCAGTGAAGAATTGCTTGCCAAAGCCAGAGAAGTGAATGCCGATGCTATTTTGGTTTCGCAAGTGGTTACTCAAAAGAACATTCATATAAAGAATTTGACGCGTTTGATTGAACTTGCCGAGGCGGAAGGTCTGCGCGATAAAATGTTGTTTATTTGTGGTGGACCGCGCATTTCTTATGAACTTGCCATCGAACTTGGTTATGATGCTGGTTTTGGAGCTGGATCTTATGCTACTGATGTTGCCAGCTATATTGCCATAACCTTGGCAAAACGAAAAGCCCTAAAATAA
- a CDS encoding lysine 5,6-aminomutase subunit alpha — protein MLKLNLNREMVSRARKAAVKITNSFAWLFEGYSTVATERTVLRLMGIDGALKDGKPLPNVVIDNLVENSALPKGAAIWVANAMLKKGLTAQEVAEAVAYKGLELTQIPLAQGAEIMDTLNPLVEKRLGQIKAQKEKREELLAKYQPRPQPATYVIVATGNIYEDVTQARAAAREGADAIAVIRSTAQSLLDYVPYGATTVGFGGTFATQENFKIMRKALDEVSEEEKRYIHLTNYASGLCMPEIAAMGAMERLDMMLNDAMYGILFRDINPKRTLLDQYFARMINAYAGIEIQTGEDNYLTTSDAVEKAYTVTASQLINESFAILSGIKPEKMGLGHAFEIDPELENSFSYELAHALLTKTLFPNSPVKYMPPTKFASGNIFKTYLLNAMFNFIGQLTEQGVQLLGMMTEAIHTPHLADRALAIENAQYIFKAVKDLNQNLCLTEDSFINKRANEVLAQATEFLEKVAEEGLFSAMAKGEFAEIKRPENGGKGLEGVFIKDNDYYNPFMESMKQELKL, from the coding sequence AAATCGGGAAATGGTATCCCGAGCCCGAAAAGCGGCGGTAAAGATAACGAATTCATTTGCTTGGCTGTTTGAGGGTTATTCTACGGTTGCTACGGAGAGGACGGTTTTGCGCTTGATGGGTATAGATGGTGCCCTTAAAGATGGTAAACCATTGCCCAATGTAGTGATAGATAATTTGGTGGAAAATTCCGCTCTGCCGAAAGGGGCAGCGATCTGGGTGGCTAATGCTATGTTAAAGAAAGGGCTAACTGCTCAGGAAGTAGCGGAAGCAGTTGCCTATAAAGGTTTGGAGCTTACTCAAATTCCTCTTGCTCAAGGCGCAGAAATTATGGATACCCTTAATCCTTTGGTAGAAAAGAGATTGGGACAGATAAAAGCGCAAAAGGAAAAAAGAGAAGAACTGCTGGCAAAATATCAGCCCCGTCCTCAGCCAGCTACATATGTAATTGTCGCTACGGGAAACATTTATGAAGATGTAACCCAAGCCAGGGCTGCGGCAAGAGAAGGCGCTGATGCCATTGCCGTTATCCGTTCTACGGCTCAGTCCCTCTTGGATTATGTGCCTTATGGAGCTACTACGGTGGGTTTTGGTGGCACTTTTGCCACGCAGGAAAATTTTAAGATTATGCGGAAAGCGCTGGATGAGGTATCGGAAGAAGAAAAGCGTTATATACACTTAACTAATTATGCCAGTGGACTTTGTATGCCTGAAATTGCAGCCATGGGGGCAATGGAACGCTTGGATATGATGTTAAACGACGCTATGTATGGCATTTTGTTCAGAGACATTAACCCCAAAAGAACTTTATTGGATCAATATTTTGCCCGAATGATCAATGCGTATGCGGGCATTGAAATTCAGACCGGAGAAGATAATTATTTAACAACTTCCGATGCTGTGGAAAAGGCATATACGGTTACCGCGAGCCAGTTGATAAATGAAAGTTTTGCCATTTTAAGCGGAATAAAACCGGAAAAAATGGGTTTGGGACATGCTTTTGAGATTGATCCGGAGCTGGAAAACAGTTTTAGTTATGAATTGGCACACGCTCTTTTAACTAAGACCCTCTTTCCCAATTCACCGGTAAAATATATGCCTCCAACCAAGTTTGCCAGTGGCAATATTTTTAAGACCTATCTGCTGAATGCAATGTTCAATTTTATTGGGCAATTAACTGAGCAGGGGGTTCAGCTTTTAGGAATGATGACGGAAGCAATTCACACTCCTCATTTGGCAGATAGAGCTTTAGCCATAGAAAATGCTCAATACATATTTAAGGCGGTTAAAGACCTAAACCAAAATCTTTGTCTGACAGAAGATAGTTTTATTAATAAAAGAGCCAACGAGGTCTTGGCTCAAGCGACGGAATTTCTGGAAAAAGTAGCCGAAGAAGGGCTGTTTAGCGCTATGGCAAAAGGAGAATTTGCAGAAATTAAGCGTCCCGAAAATGGCGGAAAAGGTCTGGAAGGTGTATTTATAAAAGACAATGACTACTATAATCCTTTTATGGAAAGTATGAAACAGGAGCTTAAGCTATGA
- the rseP gene encoding RIP metalloprotease RseP, with protein sequence MLSLIITIIAFGLMIFVHEFGHFLAALYFKVGVEKFSIGFGKAIWQAEKNGIEYRVGWIPLGGYVKMQGDNPEEYVDNEEKGTFLGTSWFKRAIIAFSGPFANVILGLLLFIIAFMLPQKQEDLLPVVQNAKGIWAEYFSPADSIVSVNGKPVKGFQEFLLILTNEKTNTIEYIHNGQRTFLEVSSAQADSLLKSLEPKVDTIIGEVFTGMPAWRGGLKPGDKILAVDSVNVSDWYEMRERIIGSKKEGVELTILRNGKIVKRTIALEENVSMGDQKMIGISQYMPVKSVTKYNISQAVNYGTRSTINFIAMNYVGLYKLFLKPEQLKNNLGGPVMIATMGQQVAQRGIGSLIIFLGSISLVLMIMNLLPIPILDGGHIFFAIIEGIIRRPVPIKVQAFLQRIGFALLLLLMIYAFYADISKLLIRQFSLRQ encoded by the coding sequence ATGCTGTCTTTAATAATAACGATAATCGCCTTCGGATTGATGATTTTTGTGCATGAATTCGGGCATTTTTTAGCTGCCCTGTATTTTAAGGTTGGAGTGGAAAAATTCTCCATCGGTTTTGGCAAAGCAATTTGGCAAGCCGAAAAAAATGGCATTGAATATCGAGTGGGTTGGATTCCTTTGGGCGGTTATGTTAAAATGCAAGGTGATAATCCGGAAGAATATGTGGATAATGAAGAAAAAGGCACTTTTTTAGGAACTTCCTGGTTTAAAAGAGCCATCATTGCCTTTAGCGGACCTTTTGCTAATGTAATTTTGGGGCTGTTACTATTCATCATTGCCTTTATGCTGCCGCAAAAGCAAGAGGACCTTTTGCCAGTTGTTCAAAATGCCAAAGGAATTTGGGCGGAATATTTTAGTCCGGCGGATAGTATTGTAAGCGTAAATGGAAAGCCAGTTAAGGGTTTTCAGGAATTTTTGCTTATACTTACAAATGAAAAGACCAATACTATCGAGTATATTCATAACGGGCAACGGACCTTTCTGGAAGTTAGTTCTGCCCAAGCTGATTCATTACTAAAATCTTTGGAGCCCAAAGTTGATACAATAATCGGTGAGGTCTTTACGGGAATGCCTGCCTGGCGAGGTGGTTTAAAACCCGGAGATAAAATTTTGGCAGTGGATAGTGTGAATGTTTCCGATTGGTATGAAATGCGGGAAAGAATAATTGGCTCTAAAAAGGAAGGGGTGGAACTGACCATTTTGCGCAACGGGAAAATTGTGAAACGAACCATAGCTTTGGAAGAAAATGTCTCGATGGGTGATCAGAAAATGATTGGGATCAGCCAATATATGCCAGTGAAAAGTGTTACAAAATATAATATCTCTCAGGCAGTAAATTACGGAACACGCAGCACTATCAATTTTATTGCGATGAATTATGTGGGCTTATATAAACTATTCTTAAAACCGGAGCAGCTGAAAAATAACCTGGGTGGACCTGTTATGATTGCTACAATGGGTCAGCAAGTTGCCCAACGCGGTATTGGTTCCTTAATTATTTTTCTGGGCTCCATCAGTTTGGTTTTGATGATTATGAATCTTTTACCCATTCCGATTTTGGATGGGGGACATATATTTTTTGCCATTATAGAAGGAATTATCAGAAGACCGGTTCCGATAAAAGTGCAAGCGTTTTTACAAAGAATTGGTTTTGCATTGCTATTGCTATTAATGATTTATGCTTTCTATGCGGATATTTCCAAGCTGCTTATTCGGCAATTCTCGCTGAGGCAATAG